One segment of Streptosporangium brasiliense DNA contains the following:
- a CDS encoding dihydrofolate reductase family protein — MKLTTMTQVTIDGVMQGNGAASDDRRNGFERGGWARGKGDDETRTFITQTYQRAEAFLFGRRTYELFAGSWGSIDQMRAHPIGVALNEAPKYVASTTLTAPRWEDTTVLRGDLTAAISELKAKPGGELQVHGSGVLTQWLLENDLVDEMILIVIPVILGQGARLFPETGPDLALDLVESRVDSKGVTIQVYRPAGRPRYATV; from the coding sequence ATGAAGCTGACGACCATGACTCAGGTCACCATCGATGGAGTGATGCAGGGAAACGGCGCCGCGTCGGATGACCGCAGGAACGGATTCGAGCGCGGCGGATGGGCCCGCGGGAAGGGTGACGACGAGACCAGGACGTTCATCACGCAGACCTACCAGCGCGCCGAGGCGTTCCTGTTCGGCCGGCGTACCTATGAGCTGTTCGCCGGCTCCTGGGGGTCAATCGACCAGATGCGCGCACATCCCATCGGCGTGGCCTTGAACGAGGCCCCCAAGTACGTTGCCTCGACCACGCTCACCGCGCCGCGTTGGGAGGACACGACCGTTCTCCGCGGTGACCTCACGGCGGCCATCAGTGAGCTGAAGGCCAAGCCCGGGGGTGAGCTGCAGGTGCACGGCAGTGGCGTCCTGACCCAGTGGTTGCTGGAGAACGACCTGGTCGACGAGATGATTCTGATCGTGATCCCGGTGATCCTCGGCCAGGGCGCGAGACTGTTCCCGGAGACCGGTCCGGATCTTGCGCTCGACCTGGTCGAGTCGCGGGTCGACTCGAAGGGCGTGACGATCCAGGTCTACCGGCCGGCCGGGCGTCCGCGGTATGCA
- a CDS encoding AraC family transcriptional regulator has product MDILSDVLASVRSGRPSSATVSWHAPWGQRFPEVKGSAGFQIILQGTCWLISGQGEPVALNVGDVVFFPHGHSYGLADSPTRALSEPRCDPTVDAGLFVQDFIGNSGQKTVTLCGGYRLDPGRAHPLLRDLPELIHLPARLGHHPRLRAAIDLLAAEVDHPGVGADTVVLGLLDTMLVYLLRAWFTGPAESGRGWSAALSDPAVSAALQAIHDEPGRPWTVQSLADHARLSRAAFAHRFSALVGRPPLAYLTWWRLNTAARLLRESDAPLGEVGARVGYTSEFAFANAFKREYGQAPGRYRRAAAPHPAEVASSGTSQA; this is encoded by the coding sequence ATGGACATCCTCAGTGACGTGCTCGCCAGTGTCCGCTCCGGCCGTCCGAGCTCGGCGACGGTCTCCTGGCACGCCCCCTGGGGGCAGCGTTTCCCCGAGGTCAAAGGCAGCGCCGGGTTCCAGATCATCTTGCAGGGCACCTGCTGGCTGATCTCCGGGCAGGGCGAGCCGGTGGCGCTCAACGTCGGTGACGTGGTGTTCTTCCCGCACGGCCACAGCTACGGCCTGGCCGATTCCCCCACGCGCGCGCTCAGCGAACCCCGTTGCGATCCCACCGTGGACGCCGGCCTGTTCGTGCAGGATTTCATCGGCAACAGCGGCCAGAAGACGGTGACGCTGTGCGGCGGCTACCGGCTGGACCCCGGCCGGGCCCACCCGCTCCTGCGTGACCTGCCGGAGTTGATCCATCTGCCCGCGCGGCTGGGTCACCACCCCCGGCTGCGGGCCGCCATCGATCTGCTGGCCGCCGAGGTGGACCATCCGGGCGTCGGCGCGGACACGGTGGTGCTCGGCCTGCTCGACACGATGCTCGTCTACCTGCTGCGCGCCTGGTTCACCGGCCCCGCCGAGTCGGGCAGGGGGTGGTCGGCGGCACTCAGCGATCCCGCCGTGAGTGCCGCCCTGCAGGCCATCCATGACGAGCCGGGCAGGCCGTGGACGGTTCAGAGCCTCGCCGACCACGCCAGGCTCTCCAGGGCGGCCTTCGCCCACCGGTTCTCCGCGCTGGTCGGCCGGCCGCCGCTGGCCTACCTGACGTGGTGGCGGCTGAACACCGCGGCCCGGCTGCTGCGCGAGTCGGACGCCCCGCTCGGCGAGGTCGGCGCGCGGGTGGGCTACACCTCTGAGTTCGCCTTCGCCAACGCTTTCAAGAGGGAATACGGCCAGGCGCCCGGCCGTTACCGCCGGGCCGCGGCGCCCCATCCGGCAGAGGTGGCCAGCAGTGGGACGAGCCAGGCGTAG